The Ziziphus jujuba cultivar Dongzao chromosome 7, ASM3175591v1 genome includes a region encoding these proteins:
- the LOC107433453 gene encoding uncharacterized protein LOC107433453 yields MLVFSHFVFVTHTGIGPELDLDRNESLRSAPWNGKATIKKPGEVELQQLNEIKHFTDLVRQFMCPDSGYPRGPHVKTKCLYTAKQLDRAGVNFVPSEDHSLADIHRTKVTYNCFCIGWKYLKLKVPKLKIEDDTECLMRNVMALEQCLYPCEAHICNYISLLDQLINTAEDVELLVEKDVVQNFLGSNDAVANLFNKICDQIAETSFCYGTLCEDLNDHYNNPWNVAKATLKSVYFKDIWTGSSSIVAFFVLVFSIVSVIATIKDLFF; encoded by the exons ATGCTTGTTTTctctcattttgtttttgtgactCATACTGGAATTGGACCAGAGTTGGATCTGGACAGGAATGAGAGCCTGAGATCTGCTCCTTG GAATGGAAAAGCTACAATAAAGAAGCCAGGAGAAGTGGAATTGCAACAGTTGAACGAAATCAAACATTTCACTGATTTGGTCAGACAGTTCATGTGTCCAGATAGTGGGTATCCTCGAGGTCCACATGTCAAAACCAAATGTCTATACACTGCAAAACAACTGGATAGAGCAGGGGTGAACTTTGTGCCGAGTGAAGACCATTCCTTAGCTGACATACACAGAACAAAGGTTACATACAACTGTTTCTGTATAGGTTGGAAGTATTTGAAACTGAAGGTTCCTAAACTCAAGATAGAAGACGACACAGAATGCCTTATGAGAAACGTTATGGCTTTGGAGCAGTGTCTTTATCCATGTGAGGCTCACATATGCAATTATATTTCGCTGCTGGATCAACTTATCAACACTGCTGAAGATGTGGAATTACTGGTTGAGAAGGATGTCGTTCAGAACTTTCTAGGCAGCAATGATGCAGTTGCCAATTTGTTTAACAAAATCTGTGACCAAATTGCAGAAACATCTTTCTGCTATGGAACCCTCTGTGAAGATCTTAATGACCACTATAACAATCCATGGAACGTTGCAAAAGCAACCCTTAAAAGCGTCTACTTTAAGGATATTTGGACTGGGAGTTCCTCTATCGTTGCGTTTTTTGTCCTTGTATTCTCAATTGTCTCGGTCATTGCAACCATCAAGGATTTGTTCTtctaa